From Punica granatum isolate Tunisia-2019 chromosome 1, ASM765513v2, whole genome shotgun sequence:
GCAGTCTCAGAAGCAAATTCCAAGGCCCCCGCTATGTCCACTGCGTCTTGTAGGAACTCGACGTCGTCTTCATCTTCGAACCCGAAATCCTTCAAGAATTTCCTCAACAGAGGCTCCAACGCCTCGAGCTCCTCGGATTCCTCCCTCAACATGCCCCTTCTCAAGGACTTGGATTCCGATTTCGTCATGATCTACTCCCACTTGTCGCTGTCCTCTTCGTCTTTCGGAAGCCACGAGCATGAAGAAGTGTTTTGAAGCTGTTTGAAAAAGACAAACGGCGTCGTTTTTGGCAATTTGGCGGTGGTTAACAGAGTTAAATCCAGCTCTTTCGGCACGTGAGATTTCCTTCACGGTTGGCACGCGCAAGAAGACGACAGGACTAAAACATCTGACGGAATGGTGATTAAATGACGAAAACCATGGcaaaaattttttattgatcaAACTCTTGGTTCTAGTatctttcagggaccaaaacCATACCTGACTCAAATTAAGAAGGAAAGGAAGAATTTATACTATTACTAATGATCCGAAGCTTTCGGGACAAACAGTGAAACCGTTGATGAAAGTAAGATGAGATGAACTATTGACCGTGTGGCTAATGTACAAAACCGCGGCTAGAAGTGGTTTTCCCGGAgcgttagaaaagaaaacgttATACTTGTCCACCTCTTCGATGTCTTCATCCACGACAAGACAGACGACAATCCGCTTTATTGCTTTCATCTCCAATTAACAACGCTCTTTAATTATACTTTACCCCCTTTGACAATATCACCATCCTTCCTTCCCCCTCAAATATTCACCCTGCAGCCTTTCGGAAGCTGCAGAGGCCTCTCTATATCCTCCATGAAAGCCGAGTTAAGTTATGTGAGATCCCCGACTCGTCTTCTCATCATCCTCATCGTcatctgcttcttcttcctccactCGGGATTCGCCATGGAAAGTTCCGAAGGTACTCTGTCCATCATTTTTAAGAGAACAGCTCTTACATAGGCTTCAAccgtaatatatatagacattcATATGAGTCGACGATGTCCGTGTTTCTTACAGCTCGGTACTTGTACGAACTTCTTAATTGAGAACATTCACTATTTTCGATTCACGCTTTGTGTTTCGGTGATTTGTAACTAATAGGGTACGAGATGATCGGAGAATCTACAAGCCATCAACGGTTCATGGTGAGTTCCGGATATCATAATTTCTTTTGTAATGCGATCCTCTGTTCCAGCACTTATCTAACAAGTTTCCTGTAATTGTTGAACACtctagtatgatgtgcaagACAATCCAATGCATAGGAAATCGCTGCACGAAGTTCACTCAGGTGCTAACCCCATCAGCAACTCCGGCCCTCGGAAGATGTGGTTCCAAGCCCAGATTCTAACGAGTCGGAAGAACAGATGATCAATGATGCAACAACCATTCGAGTACATCAGTAAAGAAATGCTACCCAAGATGACGACGTTTCCATTCAGCTCTGCGAGAAGCTTATCTCATAAGAGATTGATTCTCGCACCTTTTTGTTTCTATAATTAGTTtcagatatatattttcccGATAGGAACATCACACCGAAATGGAAAAAATACAAGGGAGCAGATTTACTGTAAATTTTCAGCCATTCGATGTTTGCTGTGAGAACCCATACTGATCATTCATGACTAAGACGGGTTAAGATGAGGAGTCCGCGGTAGGCGATTCAAACGGGAGCTGTCAATGGACCAGACAGTACACTATTAAGGTTGACCGACAGCGAATATGAAGAGATAGACAAGACATAAGGCCAATGTTCCTTTCAACTTTAACGTTTGTGTCTTGACAATTTGACAGACCTCCACATTTAAGCAAATGATAAAGCCATGTTGCTATAGGGACAGCAATCGTGTTCAGGATATAGGATGATAGTAAGTTTCTGGTCGAAGATTTTCTCGGTCCATGATCTTTTAAAAGAAAGTGAAAGCAATAAGTAAAGGAATGCCTATAAAGAGCATATTTCGTACGACTCTGACGTAAAAGGAAGCAAATGATTCTCGCAATGTCTTTGGCCTTTTGGAGAAAGCCCGAAACATAATCCAATTCAAGGGGAGCTGTAATTTGGTTGATTGCGAAAGGATACAGCAACATGAAGAGAATGGATACCTACGTGCATGTTCCAGCTCGAGAAAACTCACATCGTAAACATCAAGCCTTGTTCAACAAAGCAAAGCATGAACCAATACTGACAATCATCTGACCTGAAAGCGAAAACTACCACAAGCAAATCTGCTCTGAGAATCTGAACGCATGTCCATCCGAAAACAGGCACAGTGGAGTCGGTGGAAGTGGGTTCGATAAGTTACAGATGCTGCTGAAGGAAATGCAATTATTCGTTGTGATACCATCAGATCAGCAGGGTCCATAACATTAATCCAAAGACCGGTCAGTGAGCCGAAGGAGAGAAGCAAGGTGAAAGGGTTACAAACATATGATTGAACTTAGTGAAGTAATGACAGTCTATCATGGACTAAACTTATATGCCGGTTAAAAGAAAGATCCCGACTAAACAATTACAAACTAAAACTCCTACATCAACCAAACAATGATAGTTCTTCTCCTGGAACAATCATCAAATCATTCATGTCATCATAGCATTAAACTTTGGCCCCCGTGGAATGCTATATTGCTGCTCTTCCCGCGCTACAATCTTGAACTTTCCCGTTTGTTGTTGCTGCATAGATAAAGAACCGTGAATATCACCCATGACATTGCCTTCAATTATTACATAGAGAAAATTGAACAGCTTTCTATTCTACCACAGTAGATCAACTCTAGCACAtcagaaaggaagaaaatctATTACCTTTTCCCAAAGTTCggtgtgcctcttgcaaaaaCCGGCAACAACAGCGCCCTTACCCTTCCCTTCTTTGTACTCAATACACAGATCCTCCTTCAACCCACAAGTCACATGAAATGATAGAGGGCATTTGGGCTCTGAACAGTCAAGAGCACAACCGCTTGTCCCTTCACAAACATAGCATCTCCGGTCCCACCTCCTAGCGGGGACTTTAGAGCAATCAATCCCATCCCTTCCCTCCGAGTCATGAAAGAACACTTCTGGAACAAAGAGGGCGCAAACTACATGGGCCCACCGACCATCGGCAGTGGATTTCAGGGCGCCTCCCTTGGTTGGACACAAGCAGCATAAGAAAGTGTCTGCGTTACGCCCCTTGGGGGCCGCTAAGCACTGATTGCAGAACCAATCACCTTCAGGGATACCCTGTGTAAGGGGGCTACCATAGCAACTAGTGTGCACCATAAGATCACACCCGTCGCAGAACACAATCGGATCTTTTGGGTCTCCATCTGTGCTCTGACAAATTGCACAGATGAtcccatcatcatcatcattggCAGTAGCATCATTCTTATCCTCTCCTTCGGTGATCTCATCTTCTCGAGGGGCAAACTCACGGGCGTCTTCATCTACGCTACAAACTGAAGCAGAACACTCCTTTTTCACTACTCCTCGGTCTTGATCTACATTTTGAAAACCCATATCAGAAAGGATAATGTGGTATGGTAACAGATACATGGATGCAAAAGCATCACTCATTTGATGCATAGACTAATGATGctgtcatttatatatttaattaataattttgtattttgaaaTCTGATATTGAATACCCGAAATCCCCCTCTTCTTCCACTCATAAATCAGGATGAAAGACTGAGAAATTGCAGCTGCGGGTTGTCATAAGGCAATGACTATGCAGCTACAGCTAAAATCGACAGAACAATGAGAGGACACCGGCACATGCTAAATTAACAAAACAGCACCTGAGAATTCACAGGatgcatacatatatgatatatccAGATATCATTGATGTATTGAATACAAAAAATCACCTTTTCCACGTATGATTTTGGGGTCTGCTCGTGTTGCTTCATCATCCGCACAcggacgaggaggaggagggggatGACCAAGAGGAGGCTTGTACTCCACATTGAGGTCGATAGGGGAGAGCGGCGTAAACTCAAATTCAGGACGAAAGGCCCACACCCGCTTCTTAGCCGGCAAGCAGtaggaggtggtggtggtggtggtgaggCCAATTGGAGCCAACGGATCTTCCGGTGGAGTGCTGAAATGTCGGGattccttcctcttcttcgcCGGGAGTGGGAGGTGGGAGGgggaggtggaggtggagttGGAGTTGGAGGGGGTATCCATGTTCTCCTTGTCGCGACTTCGGTGCATCGCGCTGAACCTCTTGGCGGGAGGTAGGCTCCTGAGCTTGGAGGCATCCATCGCGAAGGTCTCGGTAGCTCAGAGAAacgaaagaaagagagaggggatTGAAGTTTCTGAAGTAGGGAATGTGATGTCTTCCGCAGGCTGAAGTGATGAGGTGAATTTGAATGGGAGGGAAAATTTAGGGAGGGGCGGGAGGGAAGAGGAAGAGCGGGAAGGACGGGCCACCGGGAAACGGAAAAATGGCGGtttgtcattttcttttgttctctCTTTTTGGGAGGGCGGATGGTTTTGAATTGCGGCGGGAAGATCTGACGGGCTTgaaaaattttccattttcgcCGTCTGTCGAAACggttttccaaaatttttcaaaCCGTACACAACGTACGCCTCCATTCGCCACTGCCGACAGCATCCCAcgttctctctcttcttctttttcaaaattttatttttttaatttcatttttcagttttttcttttcttttttttctttttttggtgtacATTTTTTTCAGTAAAATTAGTTGTTCGTTTACTTCTTTAATGGCCTTTCAAAGACTCGAGCGAAATCCTAACCGCCTCTATGATTGAAAGGCCATTCTATTTCTTCTAGGAATGACAACTGGACGATGCATGATAACGTTCGATGAGGAAGGAGACTACTGCTTAATTTTTCTCCTGCGACTCATCAGAAAAATGGTTGCGATCCATTGATTGAGAAGGAATAATCGAGAAACAAACTGAATAAGAAGATCTCACATGAATGACAGAGCTATCAAGCATTCATCAATCTGCAGCATCTGTACAACCCGATTCTCTCCGCCTACCAAGTTCAGTTTTCGGGCATTAATGAGAAAATTCACACAAATCTGGCACTGAAATAGCCGAAATCCAATAGGCACATTCTAGGAATGAAAAGCTAGAAGAAAAAACTACAAGCTCGTCTAGAACTTCTTCCTGATGGCGATCAATACAGCTCATTCCTGCTTTGCAGCGGGTCGAGAGCGTCTCCAGATTCCTGCTAAGACGCTGCCGAAGATTGAATGGCAGACACTGGAAACTGCACACGGTACAGCTGTCAAAGGATTTCCGAAGTGCTGAGTTGCCAGAACTACTCCGAGCACTGAATTCTGATACACCAAAATAAGCAAAGCAAAGTCGGTTACTTTGCAATTCCTGAATGGAATCTTCAACCAAGAAAGCAACTCATCAGGTAGTGGCAGAAGTAATTCATTCATGATAAACCAGTTATGAGAGGCTGACAACAAAGGTTAGTTACATCGAACCAAAGGAAGCCTTCTATTTCCAAGGGGGAAAAACGTTCTTTCCAAAGAG
This genomic window contains:
- the LOC116187473 gene encoding peregrin, coding for MDASKLRSLPPAKRFSAMHRSRDKENMDTPSNSNSTSTSPSHLPLPAKKRKESRHFSTPPEDPLAPIGLTTTTTTSYCLPAKKRVWAFRPEFEFTPLSPIDLNVEYKPPLGHPPPPPRPCADDEATRADPKIIRGKDQDRGVVKKECSASVCSVDEDAREFAPREDEITEGEDKNDATANDDDDGIICAICQSTDGDPKDPIVFCDGCDLMVHTSCYGSPLTQGIPEGDWFCNQCLAAPKGRNADTFLCCLCPTKGGALKSTADGRWAHVVCALFVPEVFFHDSEGRDGIDCSKVPARRWDRRCYVCEGTSGCALDCSEPKCPLSFHVTCGLKEDLCIEYKEGKGKGAVVAGFCKRHTELWEKQQQTGKFKIVAREEQQYSIPRGPKFNAMMT